One Algoriphagus sp. Y33 genomic window, CCCATTGGTGGATGTATTTTCTTCTTCCTATTCATTTCCTTATGGGGCCTGTGCATGGCGCTATAGTAAACTGGAGTGGGCATAAGTACGGATATGCTAATTTTGACAATAATGACCAGTCTAAAAACAGTCTTTTACTGGACGTTTTGATGCTTGGAGAGTTGTTTCAAAACAACCACCACAAACTCCCTAACAGGCCTAATTTCGCTGTTAAATGGTATGAGTTTGATCCTACCTACCCGATCGTCAAACTACTTCACATGACAAGGATAATCAAGTTAAGATCCGCATAAATTCAATGGCCTCAAATGAGGCCATTTTTGTTGAACTTGATAAATTAGAGTACAAACGTCATATCTCTTTGGTTAAAAAATATTAAAAGTAAAGGTGGTTTTTTTTGCAATTGTGAAACTAAACGAATAATTTTCTAGCAATTAAAACTTAACGCCTTATTTATGAAACCATTAACAAGAGCAGAAGAGGATATCATGCAGATCCTCTGGGATATCGAACGAGGGTTCGTGAAAGATATCCTTACTCCTATGAGCGAACCAAAGCCCGCCTATAACACTGTATCAACGATTGTCAGGATTTTGGAGCGAAAAGGATTTGTAAGCCACAAATCTTATGGTAAAAGTCACGAATACTTTCCAATAGTATCCAAAGACGAATACCGTTCATTCATCATCAAAAAGATGTTGGATGGCTATTTCGAAAATTCTTTCGGAAAACTCAATGAGTTTTTCAAAAATGATGAAACGTTGAATACGAAATCGTATCAATAATCATTTTTGAGAAAATGGGAAATAAGAAAACCCGGTATTGCTACCGGGTTTTTTATTGCTAAATTATGTACATCCGACTTATTCGAAAAAACTACGTTCAAGTAATTCAATCTACTTCCTTTAACAGTTCTTCCACGGCTTTCTGTAGTTGCTGATCTTGTCCCTGATCAATTTTCCCCGGCATATTTTTCACTTCAAATTCAGGTTTGGTCTCATTATTCTCCAACCATTCTCCGGCTTTATTCTTAGCTGATATAGGCACAGCTCCCCAGCGTGATCCATCAGGCAAAGCTTCCCAGCCGGCAAATGAACAAGTACCCGGTGTAGGCATTCCCACCGTCTTTCCGATATTCAAATCGGTATACCCACATGCAAAGCAATGTCCGTCAGAATAATTAGCTTCATTGAACATCGCTAGCGTAGGCTTAGTCCATCGCGCTGTAGGTTCATATCCTACTTCCCTCGCCTCAGTAGCGTAAGTCAGAAACTTTTCACCGGTAAAGAACATGGCCAAGTCAGCCACTAAATCACCGCCTCCATTGAATCTCGTATCCACGATTACAGCCTCGCTATCATGGTATTTGCCCATCATTTCTTCATAGACGTTTCTATAAGGACCATCACTCATACCGGGAATATGCACATACCCAAGTTTTCCGCCACTTAGACTGTCGACCTCTGCCTGATTCATTTTGACCCAACGCTTATACAATAATTGATTTTCGGCTCTAAGTGAAATCGGCTTAATGGTAACCTGCTTTCTCTCATTTGACTCCGGATTTACCAATTCAAGCAAAGTGAACGTATCTGCTTTTCTGTTGAGAAACTTTGCTATATCACTTTCAGGCGTAAGAGTCAGACCATCAATTTTCTCGATAATCATTCCTTTTTTAATATTCAACCCGGTCTTATCCAATGGTCCACCTGCAATAACTTCAGTAATTTTAATACCGTCGCCCGTATGACTGTAATCCCAAAACACACCCAAGGCTGCAGTAGCATCAGCCATCTCTACGGATCTTGAGTATCGCGAACCAGCATGGGACACATTCAATTCACCAATCATCTCTGAGATCATTTCAGAAAACTCGTAGCTATTTCCGATGGATGGAAGATACTTTTTATAATCCACTCTGGTTGAATCCCAGTCAACCCCGTGCATGTCCGGTGTATAGAATATGCCTTTGGTACGAAGCCATACATGCTCAAACATATACACCATTTCCGCTTCCCTGTCATACGTCATTTCACCTGCAATCTTAATCGCCTCCTTTTTCATTCCATCGGGATTGATTTTGGATATGCTTCCATTACTGAGGAGGTAAAGGTTTTTTTGTTCCTTGTCCCAGGTCAAATTCGCATAATTAGCATCTAGGCTAAGCTCCTGCTTTGTTTCCTTGGTTCTGAGGTCTGTACTCCACAGATTCATCCCCTTCTCAAATGCTGCCAAATAATAAAGTTTGTCTCCATCCTTTGACAAAACCGCATCGCCAAGAGAAGAAGAATGTATGGTCAGTTTGGCCTTGCGATCTTCTATTCCATCCCAGTCGAACTTCAAATCCTCAACCTTCTTGTCTTTGTCCTTGTCCTTATCATCTTTAGATTTATCATCTTTCTCTTCTTTCTTATTCGCTTTTTCTATCTCTTTCATCAAGTCAAAGTCTTCTTTGGACAAGGTGAATTTTTCCCAGGCAGCCTTATCAAAAAAGAGCGAGTATACATCATTCTGACTTTGCCCACTGGTAGCATAACTTCTCAAACCATCTCTGTTGGAAAACCAAAGCATTTGCTTTCCATCATTCACCCACATCGCATTTTCGTCTCCATATCCACTTTTAGTCAGGTTTTTCATTTTCTGCTTGCCGGAAGCATCCAAGAGCACAACTTCAGAATTTGCCATTGTAGGCCTGTAAGTTGCCAAGAGCCACTTGCTATCAGGTGCCCACGTGAAGTATTGATCTCCGTCACGCA contains:
- a CDS encoding BlaI/MecI/CopY family transcriptional regulator — protein: MKPLTRAEEDIMQILWDIERGFVKDILTPMSEPKPAYNTVSTIVRILERKGFVSHKSYGKSHEYFPIVSKDEYRSFIIKKMLDGYFENSFGKLNEFFKNDETLNTKSYQ
- a CDS encoding DPP IV N-terminal domain-containing protein, coding for MTKRLKIFALLLGCFLGNMALAQEAPKWMRYPAISPDGTHIVFTYKGDLYLVASTGGTARQLTFHEAHDYQAVWSHDGKTIAFASDRYGNFDVFTMRPEGGPATRLTFHSNDEQPFEFSADDQSVIFGTQRMDIAEHRQYPSGSQPELYSVARNGGRVDQIFTIPAEYVKVSKDGSKMVYHDKKGGENEWRKHHQSGIARDIWLYDTRANTHQMLTTFYGEDRTPVFSPDESEIYYLSEANGSFNVFAMNTADPSQTEALTTLENFPVRFLSISNDGLMSFGYDGELYTLRKGQAPKKLAVTLQTQAITNSDNYISINGGVREMSISPDGKEIAFVARGEVFVTSVDGALTKRITNTPEQERFVEFSPDGKSLAYASERDGKWQIFQSTKVRSEEPFFFASTLLEERPLVKSEGEAYLPKFSPDGKKLAFVEDRRTLKILDLASQESIVLMTPDELFHMRDGDQYFTWAPDSKWLLATYRPTMANSEVVLLDASGKQKMKNLTKSGYGDENAMWVNDGKQMLWFSNRDGLRSYATSGQSQNDVYSLFFDKAAWEKFTLSKEDFDLMKEIEKANKKEEKDDKSKDDKDKDKDKKVEDLKFDWDGIEDRKAKLTIHSSSLGDAVLSKDGDKLYYLAAFEKGMNLWSTDLRTKETKQELSLDANYANLTWDKEQKNLYLLSNGSISKINPDGMKKEAIKIAGEMTYDREAEMVYMFEHVWLRTKGIFYTPDMHGVDWDSTRVDYKKYLPSIGNSYEFSEMISEMIGELNVSHAGSRYSRSVEMADATAALGVFWDYSHTGDGIKITEVIAGGPLDKTGLNIKKGMIIEKIDGLTLTPESDIAKFLNRKADTFTLLELVNPESNERKQVTIKPISLRAENQLLYKRWVKMNQAEVDSLSGGKLGYVHIPGMSDGPYRNVYEEMMGKYHDSEAVIVDTRFNGGGDLVADLAMFFTGEKFLTYATEAREVGYEPTARWTKPTLAMFNEANYSDGHCFACGYTDLNIGKTVGMPTPGTCSFAGWEALPDGSRWGAVPISAKNKAGEWLENNETKPEFEVKNMPGKIDQGQDQQLQKAVEELLKEVD